A single window of Vigna unguiculata cultivar IT97K-499-35 chromosome 1, ASM411807v1, whole genome shotgun sequence DNA harbors:
- the LOC114187575 gene encoding LOW QUALITY PROTEIN: uncharacterized protein LOC114187575 (The sequence of the model RefSeq protein was modified relative to this genomic sequence to represent the inferred CDS: inserted 2 bases in 1 codon) produces MKDWEEAHEAVKADINELKDQVGQILEVLKSLKASGEASSARVEENAHSYSTPLGASVPFPMYGLPLGYTPPVGEYSDAEQTSFSFPAANNTLSNGTQGPMLASTPVTGAEMNETVTFTGPRMTVAPQPPKTFIDADAATKAAPHATVQAISTVVDGAKSKLEILEERIRAIEGGGSYGFGDVARLSLVPGVMIPHKFKVPEFERYHGTTCPKSHLTMYGRKMAAYAYDEKLLIHCFQDSLAGVALNWYTHLEPSRIHSWMDLADAFVKQYKYNTDSAPDRLQLQNMAKKDTESFKEYAQRWRELAAQVEPPLLDKEMVATLVNTLQSPFYEHVLGNVSSNFADIIIIGERIEIGLKSGKIAYGPFAAATPKKPNFIPGKKKEAEVQAASVMPVWESRAPTINYRAHLNQPPYVANAMSVHQTRPQQQGFYQPSNLYQPQRAPNSAWKTEPNSNFNRNAGQNANLRRNQERNFVHFTPIPMSYTELLPHLLQKRLVAICPMKPVQPPFPKNYDPNAKCDYHGGGVGHSIENCVSLKHKVEALINSGWIKFHEDKPSVEANPLSGLGNPSTNAIEVKKHRLVRDVNEIRSSKRFVFETLLKLGLLKGEYNLSKKCGFHPSAKHSIDECTEFKDVLQNLIDRNFVQVCHGHMEDEVFAQDGAEPGVTLPEPLVIHFTRSTSTPTIQERQSVIIQTPSPFPYKSEKVVPWKYGAYVLGEEQRVGGQPSSGESVVKNISGVGGITRSGRIFTPPNLMKDGVGNNESANTKKAKELLKGKTIQTDEGLRKDDGKAVSDEEACEFLKFIQQSEYKVVEQLNRLPARISLLELLMHSTSHRKLLMKILNGAHVEQNISLDSFKGIVNNITANNYLTFTDEEIPTEGRGHNKALHVSVKCLDHVIARVLIDNGSSLNVMPKTTLGKLPCEGIHMKPSAMIVRAFDGSKREVMGEVELPIQIGPCVFQITFQVMDILPAYSCLLGRPWIHSAGVVPSTLHQKLKYVMGDKLVIVSGEEDILVSGPSSSRYIEAAEEALETAFQSLENCGKCLCGALSNEPTLVAYFPYDGQEVTEKKNKYGLGYKPTREDKRRLAEERRERGVARIQGKGLGLGKIRICDIRDSFRSAGWINTSQIAAVRDEDEPESLVFVQPCAPNALLNNWETLDLPVMFNLVKIYDNECFENNNVDVPNFKHPVNNMEDDYEGDSEPSPELMRLVEQESREIKPHQEDVEVLDLSEGDEKKEVKIGTSMKKEVKEELCVLLKEFRDVFAWSYNDMPGLDTDIVQHKLPLKPECPPVRQKLRRMKPEMSLKIKEEVQKQFDAGFLAVAKYPQWVANIVPVPKKDGKVRMCVDYRDLNRASPKDNFPLPHIDTLVDNTAKFSLFSFMDGFSGYNQIKMAPEDMEKTTFITLWGTFCYKVMSFGLKNAGATYQRAMVALFHDMMHKELEVYVDDMIAKSESEEEHILNLRKLFERLRKFKLKLNPAKCTFGVRSGKLLGFVVSQKGIEVDPDKMRAIIEMPAPSTEKEVRGFLGRLNYIARFISQLTATCEPIFKLLRKNQVVEWNEDCQTAFDKIKQYLQDPPVLRPPEPGKPLLMYLTVLDESMGCVLGQHDKTGKREHAIYYLSKKFTECEQRYSFLERTCCALAWATHRLRQYMLSHSTWLISKTDPIKYIFEKPALTGRIARWQMLLSEYDIVYVTQKSIKGSALAEYLAQQPVNDYQSMQPEFLDEDIMTLFEDDQEDXKKWTLLFDGASNVMGHGIGAILISPENQYIPMTARLCFNCTNNIAEYEACAMGIQAAIESKAKILNVYGDSALVIHHLRGEWETRDQKLIPYKTYIMELVEYFDFIKFHHIPREDNQLADALATLSSMFKINQDGVMPMIQMKSHEGPAYCHFIEEELDGKPWYFDIKRYIKTREYPEEASENDKRTLRRLAANFILSGDVLYKRNHDMVLLRCVDAKEAESILEEVHEGTFGTHMNGHSMARKILRAGYFWLTMENDCCTHVRKCEKCHKYADNINAAPTTLNLMSAPWPFSMWGIDVIGAIEPKASNGHRFILVAIDYFTKWVEAASYASVTRKVVTKFIKRELICRYGLPSKIITDNATNLNNQMMAELCEGFKIQHHNSSPYRPKMNGAVEAANKNIKKIVQKMVVTYKDWHEMLPFALHGYRTSVRTSTGATPFSLVYGMEAVLPFEVEIPSLRVLMETQLEDAEWVQARFDQLNLIEEKRLAAVCHGQLYQRRMKKAFDKRVRPREFHEGELVLKKILPIQKDHRGKWTPNYEGPYVVKKAFSSGALILTRMDGEELPLPVNSDAVKKFYA; encoded by the exons ATGAAAGATTGGGAAGAAGCCCATGAAGCTGTGAAGGCTGACATTAACGAGCTAAAGGATCAAGTGGGCCAAATCCTAGAGGTTTTGAAGTCACTGAAGGCTTCAGGGGAGGCCTCATCCGCTAGGGTCGAGGAGAATGCTCATTCTTATAGTACGCCTCTAGGCGCGTCAGTTCCGTTCCCAATGTACGGCTTGCCTCTGGGATACACTCCTCCAGTTGGAGAATATTCAGATGCAGAACaaacttctttctcttttcctgcAGCTAACAACACACTATCGAACGGTACTCAAGGGCCGATGTTAGCTTCGACACCCGTGACAGGAGCGGAGATGAATGAGACAGTCACATTCACAGGACCGAGGATGACTGTGGCGCCCCAGCCTCCGAAAACATTCATCGATGCAGATGCTGCGACTAAAGCTGCACCACACGCTACAGTCCAAGCAATATCCACTGTTGTTGATGGGGCTAAGAGTAAGCTTGAAATTCTTGAGGAAAGGATTCGTGCCATTGAGGGTGGTGGAAGCTATGGGTTCGGTGATGTGGCGAGATTAAGCCTGGTTCCTGGTGTGATGATACCACACAAGTTTAAGGTCCCAGAATTTGAAAGGTATCACGGCACCACATGCCCTAAAAGCCATCTGACAATGTACGGTAGAAAGATGGCTGCTTATGCCTATGATGAAAAATTGCTAATACATTGTTTCCAAGATAGTTTGGCTGGGGTAGCATTGAATTGGTATACACACTTGGAGCCATCTCGAATTCATTCCTGGATGGATTTGGCCGACGCCTTTGTGAAACAGTATAAATACAACACAGATAGTGCGCCAGATAGATTGCAATTGCAAAACATGGCCAAGAAGGATACTGAGTCTTTCAAGGAATATGCACAACGGTGGAGAGAGTTGGCTGCTCAGGTTGAGCCACCTCTACTTGATAAGGAGATGGTGGCGACGTTAGTAAACACGCTGCAATCACCATTTTATGAGCATGTATTGGGGAATGTGTCTTCCAATTTCGCTGATATCATCATCATAGGGGAAAGAATAGAAATCGGGTTAAAAAGCGGAAAGATTGCATATGGCCCATTCGCGGCTGCAACTCCTAAGAAACCTAATTTTATTCCcggaaagaagaaagaagcagAAGTACAAGCGGCCTCAGTGATGCCTGTGTGGGAAAGTCGGGCTCCTACGATTAATTATCGAGCACACTTGAACCAACCTCCTTATGTGGCCAATGCAATGTCTGTTCATCAAACACGACCTCAGCAACAAGGGTTTTATCAACCGTCGAATCTTTATCAACCACAACGTGCTCCAAACAGTGCTTGGAAAACCGAACCTAACTCGAATTTCAACAGAAACGCGGGACAAAACGCTAATCTAAGGAGGAATCAAGAGAGGAACTTCGTTCATTTCACTCCTATTCCTATGTCATATACGGAATTGTTGCCTCATCTCCTCCAAAAGCGTTTGGTGGCCATTTGTCCGATGAAGCCTGTGCAACCTCCGTTCCCCAAGAATTATGATCCAAATGCCAAATGTGATTATCACGGAGGGGGAGTTGGTCACTCTATTGAGAATTGTGTGTCCCTTAAACACAAGGTGGAAGCTTTAATCAACTCAGGATGGATAAAGTTCCATGAAGACAAACCTAGTGTTGAGGCTAATCCCCTTTCTGGTCTTGGGAACCCTTCGACAAATGCCATTGAGGTTAAGAAACACCGACTGGTGAGGGATGTGAATGAAATTCGAAGCTCCAAGCGGTTTGTTTTTGAGACACTATTAAAATTGGGTTTGTTAAAAGGAGAATATAACCTGAGTAAAAAGTGTGGATTCCATCCGAGTGCTAAACATTCTATCGATGAATGCACAGAGTTCAAGGATGTTCTACAAAATCTTATAGACAGAAACTTTGTGCAAGTATGTCACGGACACATGGAGGATGAAGTATTTGCACAAGATGGTGCGGAACCCGGTGTGACTTTGCCAGAGCCATTGGTGATTCATTTCACTAGATCCACCTCTACCCCGACAATTCAAGAAAGACAATCTGTTATTATCCAAACACCCTCCCCATTTCCCTACAAAAGTGAGAAAGTTGTCCCATGGAAATATGGTGCATACGTGTTAGGTGAGGAACAACGGGTAGGTGGTCAACCTAGCAGTGGTGAGTCAGTGGTGAAAAATATATCAGGCGTCGGTGGAATTACGAGAAGTGGTCGAATCTTTACGCCTCCAAACTTGATGAAAGATGGAGTTGGCAATAATGAATCGGCGAATACTAAAAAGGCTAAAGAACTCTTGAAAGGGAAAACCATCCAAACCGACGAGGGTCTAAGAAAAGATGATGGGAAAGCAGTATCTGATGAGGAGGCTTGCGAGTTCTTGAAGTTCATACAACAAAGCGAGTATAAAGTGGTCGAACAGTTGAATCGCCTGCCTGCTCGAATCTCACTTTTAGAACTACTCATGCATTCAACCTCTCATAGAAAGTTGTTAATGAAGATACTCAATGGAGCGCATGTGGAGCAAAATATTTCTTTGGACAGTTTTAAGGGAATTGTTAACAATATCACTGCTAACAACTACCTCACGTTTACCGATGAAGAGATACCTACTGAAGGGAGGGGACACAACAAGGCCCTCCATGTCTCTGTAAAATGCTTGGATCATGTCATAGCACGTGTATTGATCGACAATGGATCTTCCCTGAATGTGATGCCAAAAACAACATTGGGAAAGCTACCGTGTGAAGGTATTCACATGAAACCAAGTGCAATGATAGTGAGAGCTTTCGATGGGAGTAAAAGAGAAGTAATGGGAGAGGTAGAATTGCCGATCCAAATAGGGCCATGTGTCTTTCAAATAACTTTCCAAGTGATGGACATCCTTCCAGCATACAGTTGCTTGTTGGGTCGTCCTTGGATTCACTCAGCGGGCGTAGTACCTTCAACCTTGcaccaaaagttaaaatatgtcATGGGTGACAAATTAGTGATTGTTTCAGGGGAGGAAGATATTTTAGTAAGTGGGCCTTCATCTTCTCGCTATATTGAAGCAGCAGAGGAAGCCCTCGAGACAGCCTTCCAATCTTTGGAAAATTGTGGGAAATGCCTATGTGGAGCCCTTTCCAATGAACCCACACTTGTCGCGTACTTCCCTTATGACGGCCAAG AAGTCACcgagaaaaagaataaatacgGCCTTGGATACAAGCCTACTAGAGAGGATAAGAGGAGGCTGGCGGAAGAAAGGAGAGAGCGCGGTGTGGCTCGAATCCAAGGAAAAGGACTGGGGTTAGGAAAGATTCGCATCTGTGACATCAGAGATAGCTTCCGCAGCGCGGGATGGATCAACACTAGTCAGATAGCAGCTGTTAGAGATGAAGATGAACCTGAAAGCTTGGTTTTTGTGCAGCCTTGTGCTCCAAATGCGCTACTCAACAATTGGGAGACTTTGGATCTACCCGTGatgtttaatttggttaaaat ATATGATaatgaatgttttgaaaataacaatgtcGATGTCCCTAACTTCAAGCACCCTGTCAATAATATGGAAGATGATTATGAAGGTGACTCCGAACCCTCCCCTGAACTAATGAGATTAGTGGAACAAGAATCTAGGGAAATAAAACCCCATCAAGAAGATGTTGAAGTGCTTGACCTAAGTGAGGGGGATGAAAAGAAAGAAGTGAAAATTGGCACGAGTatgaagaaagaagtgaaaGAAGAATTGTGTGTGCTGCTAAAGGAGTTTAGGGATGTGTTCGCTTGGTCGTACAATGATATGCCTGGTTTAGATACTGATATAGTACAACATAAGCTTCCACTCAAACCGGAATGCCCTCCAGTCAGACAAAAGCTAAGAAGGATGAAACCAGAAATGTCattaaagattaaagaagaaGTGCAAAAGCAATTTGACGCTGGATTTCTAGCTGTGGCAAAATACCCTCAATGGGTGGCAAATATTGTACCCGTGCCCAAGAAGGATGGGAAGGTTCGGATGTGCGTTGACTATAGAGATTTGAACCGGGCGAGCCCAAAAGACAACTTCCCATTACCGCACATCGATACATTAGTGGATAATACAGCCAAGTTCTCGCTATTTTCGTTTATGGATGGCTTCTCGGGATATAATCAGATTAAGATGGCACCTGAAGATATGGAAAAGACCACGTTTATCACATTGTGGGGGACATTTTGCTATAAGGTGATGTCTTTCGGGCTTAAGAATGCTGGGGCCACCTATCAAAGGGCCATGGTGGCACTTTTTCATGATATGATGCACAAAGAACTCGaggtttatgtagatgacatgatCGCCAAGTCTGAGTCAGAAGAAGAACACATCCTCAACCTAAGGAAATTATTTGAGAGATTGaggaaatttaaacttaaactaAACCCAGCAAAATGCACATTCGGTGTGAGATCTGGAAAGTTGTTGGGTTTTGTTGTCAGTCAAAAGGGGATAGAAGTCGATCCCGACAAGATGCGTGCGATAATCGAAATGCCTGCTCCCAGTACAGAAAAGGAGGTACGGGGTTTCTTGGGCAGACTGAACTACATTGCTAGGTTCATCTCCCAGTTAACCGCCACTTGTGAACCAATATTCAAGCTATTGCGTAAAAACCAGGTTGTTGAGTGGAATGAAGACTGTCAGACTGCTTTTgataaaatcaaacaatatctacAAGATCCTCCTGTGTTACGCCCGCCCGAACCGGGGAAGCCACTCCTTATGTATTTGACGGTACTTGATGAGTCAATGGGTTGTGTGTTGGGTCAACATGACAAAACTGGAAAAAGAGAGCATGCCATATACTACCTGAGCAAGAAGTTCACGGAATGTGAACAGCGATACTCGTTTTTAGAGCGAACTTGTTGCGCATTGGCATGGGCTACCCATCGTCTAAGACAATACATGTTGAGTCATTCTACCTGGTTGATATCCAAGACTGACCCTATCaagtatatttttgaaaagcccGCTCTCACTGGAAGGATAGCCCGGTGGCAAATGCTATTGTCAGAATACGACATTGTGTATGTCACTCAAAAGTCCATCAAGGGTAGTGCTTTGGCTGAATATCTGGCCCAACAACCCGTTAACGATTATCAGTCGATGCAACCCGAATTTCTGGATGAGGACATCATGACCTTGTTTGAAGATGACCAAGAAGA AAAGAAATGGACGTTATTATTCGACGGGGCTTCTAACGTCATGGGACATGGTATAGGGGCAATACTAATATCTCCAGAAAACCAATACATTCCAATGACAGCAAGGTTGTGTTTTAATTGCACAAACAATATCGCTGAATACGAAGCATGCGCTATGGGCATCCAAGCCGCGATTGAGTCAAAGGCAAAAATTTTGAATGTATATGGAGATTCAGCGTTGGTTATCCATCACCTAAGGGGAGAATGGGAAACTAGGGATCAGAAGTTGATTCCCTACAAAACTTATATCATGGAATTGGTGGAgtattttgatttcattaaattcCACCATATTCCGCGAGAGGATAACCAATTGGCAGATGCCTTAGCTACTTTATCATCGATGTTCAAGATTAATCAGGATGGGGTAATGCCGATGATCCAAATGAAGAGTCATGAAGGGCCAGCATATTGCCATTTCATTGAAGAAGAGTTAGACGGTAAGCCAtggtattttgatattaaacgCTATATAAAAACTAGAGAATACCCCGAAGAAGCATCTGAGAATGATAAAAGGACACTGAGAAGGTTGGCTGCAAATTTTATCCTGAGTGGGGATGTGTTGTACAAGAGAAATCATGATATGGTTCTCCTTCGATGTGTGGATGCAAAAGAGGCCGAGTCAATATTGGAGGAAGTTCATGAAGGAACTTTTGGCACACACATGAATGGACACTCGATGGCTAGAAAGATCTTGAGGGCTGGTTACTTTTGGTTGACTATGGAGAATGATTGTTGCACACACGTGAGAAAGTGCGAGAAATGTCATAAGTATGCAGACAATATCAATGCGGCACCCACTACTTTAAACTTAATGTCTGCCCCATGGCCGTTTTCAATGTGGGGGATAGATGTCATCGGGGCTATAGAGCCAAAAGCCTCAAACGGACATCGCTTCATTCTAGTTGCAATTGATTATTTCACTAAATGGGTGGAAGCTGCTTCCTACGCTAGTGTGACTAGGAAGGTTGTGACTAAATTTATAAAGAGAGAGTTAATTTGTAGGTACGGGTTGCCTAGCAAGATAATCACTGATAATGCCACCAATCTGAACAATCAAATGATGGCCGAATTGTGTGAAGGATTTAAAATTCAGCATCATAATTCTTCTCCTTATCGTCCAAAGATGAATGGGGCAGTCGAGGCTGCTAATAAGAATATCAAGAAGATTGTACAGAAAATGGTGGTCACGTATAAAGACTGGCATGAGATGCTTCCCTTTGCTTTGCATGGGTATCGCACCTCAGTACGTACATCAACTGGGGCAACACCTTTTTCTCTAGTGTACGGAATGGAGGCAGTACTACCCTTCGAAGTAGAAATCCCATCCCTACGAGTGTTAATGGAGACCCAGTTGGAAGATGCAGAATGGGTTCAGGCCCGATTTGACCAGCTTAATCTCATTGAGGAAAAAAGGCTAGCGGCAGTGTGTCATGGACAGTTATACCAAAGAAGGATGAAAAAGGCGTTCGACAAGAGGGTGCGTCCTAGAGAGTTCCATGAAGGCGAGCTAGTCTTGAAAAAGATCTTACCTATACAAAAGGATCATAGGGGCAAGTGGACTCCAAATTATGAAGGCCCGTATGTGGTGAAGAAAGCATTTTCTAGTGGGGCACTAATTCTCACAAGGATGGATGGAGAGGAGTTACCGTTACCGGTCAATTCTGATGCGGTCAAAAAGTTTTATGCATGA
- the LOC114187584 gene encoding uncharacterized protein LOC114187584 produces the protein MGFQVGGNLGSDALKKKLPIRVIDSNLNGLREIVQQMKTIQKNAFKKRYGNLLRLLNVEVQASAVTALAQYYDPPLRCFTFQDFQLAPVVEEFEQILGLSVEDKVPYRYSEQRASISTLAGILKVHPAELESKMAFKGNSKGISQGYLEGHLRRLAEKEIGEMFMDVLALTLYGVVLFPNMENFVDQATIDVFVAYKIHSESPVTAVLADVYGGLDLCYALKRKKMLCCVPILYVWFISRVRLGIVNAEC, from the coding sequence ATGGGATTTCAAGTCGGAGGGAATTTAGGGTCGGATGCCTTGAAGAAGAAGTTACCTATCAGGGTTATAGATAGCAATCTGAATGGTTTAAGGGAAATAGTGCAACAAATGAAGACTATACAGAAGAATGCTTTCAAGAAGCGGTATGGGAACTTATTGAGGTTATTGAATGTGGAAGTCCAAGCGTCGGCAGTCACCGCTTTGGCCCAATATTATGATCCGCCGCTCAGATGTTTCACCTTCCAGGATTTTCAGTTGGCACCCGTAGTAGAAGAGTTCGAGCAAATTTTGGGTTTGTCGGTGGAAGATAAAGTCCCTTACAGATATTCCGAGCAACGAGCATCTATCTCTACGTTGGCAGGAATCTTGAAGGTACACCCTGCTGAGCTAGAGAGTAAAATGGCCTTCAAGGGCAACTCGAAGGGGATCTCCCAAGGGTATTTAGAAGGGCACTTGCGTCGTTTGGCTGAGAAAGAGATAGGGGAGATGTTCATGGATGTGTTGGCTCTCACACTATATGGAGTCGTGCTCTTCCCTAACATGGAGAATTTTGTTGATCAAGCGACCATCGATGTGTTTGTCGCTTACAAGATTCATTCAGAAAGCCCGGTCACTGCGGTTCTAGCTGATGTGTACGGGGGTTTGGATTTGTGCTACGCActcaagaggaagaagatgttATGTTGTGTACCTATATTATATGTATGGTTTATATCTCGAGTCCGGTTAGGTATAGTAAATGCTGAATGTTAG